In the Primulina tabacum isolate GXHZ01 chromosome 15, ASM2559414v2, whole genome shotgun sequence genome, gtcgaAACGGGTCAGACCCGATTACAAACccgtaaaaaaaataatttctggGTGGGTTCGGGTTGACCCGGGTTGACCTGAAAAAAATATCAGGTCACCCGGTGACCCGAACCCACCCGAACCACCCGACCcaccatttttttaaatttttttttttacattttgcACAACTTTTGTGACTCTGTCCAGGCTTTCTCATTAAAATAAAGCCCAACCCAATTTAATCATCTAAGTATTAACCCAATAACCCTTGTTGTTGACTTGTTGTCGGCTTCTCATTTCTTAATTCTCAATTTCTCTTCTCGTCAAGTGTATCCTTCGCCGCTTCTCACTCAAGCATCCAAGTGAAACCCTTCGGCCTTCTCCGCTAATCTGCTTCTCGTCCAGCCGTCCAGTGAACAAACTGAGTTTTATTAAAGCAATCTCTGTTTGGGTTTGTTCTCAAAAACTTTTATTGAACatataatttgaaatttgaatattcttcaatattttgTTCCGTTCTTCGATATATTTGTTCCGTTCCCAGAAATTGACAAATTGTATCGTCCGGTGTTTTTGGCTTTTGGGATTCTTGAGCCGTGAGTCCGTGACTGAGTTGTTagcgatatatatatatatatatatatatatatatatatatatatatatatccttcaAAAAGTGGAAATATACCCATAACTTTTTTCTGGACGTATTTAaggaatataaataaataatataaaataaaaaagattgGAAGGGAAGATTCAAGATCCGAAGAGTTGCATAATGCATTGCTGCTGGAGAAGTTTACATTTGttaaatatgaatatttttacatttgttaaatataaaaatatatgtttaaacCTAACATGAGAGAAGAAGCAAACTTTGTTTACAACTTCTTTTGTTAAATAAAGTCAGTGACAATTGGGTATCATTGTATAAAATTTTCTTTGGTACAATTCTTGGAGTATATGATTATGTTAAAATTGACATCCATTTATTTCTGTTTTTTGTAATGCCTATACCAAATGAAGTCTTTCAAGgaattgttaattttttttcttgtagCTAATAATATTGTTATGCTTTTTAATTGATATAATGAGTTTAGAACCTATTGGTCTTGTTCATGAGGAGGATAGTGTGGAGGGTGTACATGTGTTGGATTTAGATGTTGATGAAGAAGCGGGTACTAACTTGCAAGGTCGGGCCTCCGGAAGTGTTAAACGAAAGAGACCTTTAAAATCACAATGGTGGCAATATTTTGAGATGCTTCCAGAAGTAGAAGGAGAAGAAAAGCGTTGCAAATGTAAAGCATGTGGGACTACGTACAAAGCAGACAGTAGCATGGGGACAGGTAATCTCCAACGCCATATTCTCAAACAGTGTCCTAGACAGAGAACTCGTGATATTGCTCAGGCTTTGTTAGAACAAGGCGATAAAAGTCTTGCCATAAGGTCACAAAAGTTCAGCCAATAAAGATTTATAGAGTTGCTAATATTAGCAATTGTGAGACATGATTTACCGTTTCAGTTTGTGGAATATGAGGCAATTAGATCAATTTTTACATATTTGGAACCTCAAGTCAATCATTTCACTAGAAACACCGCAAGGACTGATATTCTCAAGATGCATAAAAATGAATACAATAGACTAGCTCAAGAAATGCGTTCATGCCCTGGAAAAATTTGTTTCACTTCCGATTTGTGGACTTCTATTGCCACTGATGGCTATGTATGTTTGACAGCACATTTCATTGATTCTAATTGGGTTTTGCAAAAAAGGATTATCAACTTCTCTTACATGCCTCCACCTCACTCTGGTATTGCATTGTGTGATAAAATCAATAGCTTATTCAATGCTTGGGGAATTCAGAGAAAGGTTTTCACAATTATGTTGGACAATGCCGCTGCAAATTATGTGTTTGTTGGCCTTCTAAGAGATCATCTTAGTTTAAATTGTTCATTAGTGAATGGTGGAGAGTTTCTACATGTTCGTTGTTGTGCACACATTCTCAATTTAATTGTCCAAGAAGGTTTGAAAATAATTGATCATTCTGTTGATAAGATTCGTGAATGTGTAAAGTATGTTAAAGGCAGTCAAGTGAGAAAGAAAAAGTTTGTAGAATCTGTTACCCAAACTTCGTTGGATCCTAAGAAATCACTTAGGCAAAATGTTCCTACTAGATGGAATTCTACGTATTTGATGCTTTCTAGTGCTATATATTATCGACGTGCTTTTAATCATTTGAAATTGACTGATACTAATTTCACACACTGTCCATTGGTTGACGAGTGGGTTCAAGctgaaaaaatatgcaaatttcTTGAGGTTTTCTATGAGACAACGACTTTGTTTTCTGGGGTGAAATATCCTACTGCCAACCTTTATTTTCCTCGTGTCTTTACGGTTCAATTGACATTAAGTCAAGCCTTGCAAAGCtctgatgatttcatgagatCAATGGCCAATCGGATgtttcagaaatttgacaagtACTGGAAAGATTATAACATTTTGTTGTCCATTGCTGTGATAGTTGATCCGAGGTTCAAGATGCAGTTTGTTGAGTTTTGTTACAACAAGTTATATGGACATGGTAGTAACAAATTAAGTTTAGTGAAGTCTAAATTAGTTTCTTTGTTTGAGGAATATATGGGCCTTGCTTCTAAATCAAGTGGTAGCAATACATCTACGAGTTCTCACAGTGGCATTGATGATAATGCTTCTCTTCCTCTAAATTCAGACAGTGGATGCATGGATGTTTTGAAGGTATTTAtgataatattttctttttctcactATTTTTTACTTTTCGTTACCAATACATTTAATTTATGATGTAGGAATTTGACACATTTCAAAGAACAGAATTAAATGATAGAGCTCAAAAGAGTCAATTAGATCTTTATTTGGATGAACCGAAAATTGACATATCTTCAAAATGTGATGTTCTTGCATTTTGGAAAGCTTGCCAATTTAGGTATCCTGAACTTGCACAAATGGCCAGAGATATTTTGAGTGTTCCAATTTCTACAGTTGCTGCTGAATCAGCTTTTAGCACGGGTGGTAGGATACTTGACCAATATCGTAGTGCAATGAAGCCTGATGTTGTTGAGGCGTTGGTTTGTTGTAGAGATTGGTTAGTTGGACAGAAAGGTTAGTGATTCTTCTtgttattttcattttaaagTTATCTTTtttactaatattttatttttgtagaaACTACTGAGGTGAGGTTGGATGATTTAACTGAAAATGTTGTGAATTTATTCATAAATGAGGATGCTGGATCAAACAATGCTGCAACGGATGATTGATGATTCTAACAATGCTATGATACCTAGTATTGAAAAGTAAGTTaacttttataaattcataatttttgaaaactttCACCCTTtcctattttaattttttaattgttatttAAATGTTCGACTTCTACAAACAAATGTAGAACAATGAAGAAAACTATGATATAAGTGGAATGCAATATACAAACAAAGTAGTGATTGCTAGAGAAGTTTAAGCCAATTTATGGTGTCATCTGGTATTGTATGTATTCATTagatcataaagctattaatgGTAAGTTAACGGGTTTTGTTTTTGTGCAAGCTGTTGTTAAAGCGTATGAAGCATGTCTTCTGGGTATTTGTGTTAGAGAGTCTGTTTTGGACTACTTTGGGAGTTAATTAAAAGTGCACATATATTCGATTGTTTTGAAATGTGTTTTCCAAAAATTGATTTGTGTTCTACGAAAAAAATGAGTGCATGCCACATTGTCATGTTTTATACTTTGTTGCTAGCTCTTCAACTTCTTTTGAGATATTGTTAACTTGAACTTATAATTTTGCTTAATATGTCTATCAATTGAATCTCAGGAAGTGCCTGTGATGTTTTGGAAGATGACCCGGTTGGAAGGTTAAAAGTTTTCATTTATGAACTCCCAGGAAAATACAACAAAAAGATTCTACAGAAGGATCCAAGATGTCTCGATCATATGTTTGCTGCAGAGATTTGCAATTTTACATGCACCGTTTTCTTTTATCAAGCGCTGTTCGAACTCTAAatgttattattatcattatgtgTTTTGAATATTTATTAGAAACTTGTGAGGATATTATTAGAAAAGTTAGCTATAtgacatattattattatttattatttttacgatttttttttaaaaaaataaaaaaaattctggttaggcgggttagacgggttgagTTGGGTTAGACGAGTTCATGTTCGGGTTGGGAGTTTTCAGGttgcttcgggttcgggttggaaaaaaaaaagtacGCGGGTTGGCCCGAAACCTGACCCACCCGacccgattgacacccctaGAAAAACTCATTGTGATAAAAATCATAGTAagagaaaaagagtgcagtcatgTAAACTCCCTCGATGTTAACACGAacgattcttcacaaattttgtAGATTGCGTATcccaatgttatatatatgctttctgaatattatcgtaggaagtgcctttgtgaagagatctgatagGTTTTTACTTGATTGAATGTCGAATATCAAtttctttattcttctcaaattcttgggtgaatgcgaagaacttatgGGCAATATGTTTAGTtttgtcgctttttatgtatcattctttcatttgagtAACACGTgcaacattatcttcatatagtgtcacaggcttcttgtcgaatgataatccacaTGAGATTTGGTTATGTTGGGTAATTGATTTtagccacacacattcacggctttcttcatgtagtgcaataatctcggcttgatttgatgaagttgttacgagtgtttgtttctatgaacaccaagaaattgcagtgcctctaCGACTAAATACATATCCGATTTGGGAACGTGCTTTGTGTGGATCAGTAAGTACTCAACATCAGCATAACCGATTATACTTTGATtggtatcttttgaatacaaaagtctcaaGTCTGTCTTTCCTCGTATATAacgaaatatatgtttaattccgttccagtgtctctttgttggatatgagctAAATCTTACCAATAAATTTgtagcaaaagatatatcaggtcttgtacaatttgcaagatacataagggcatcAATAgtacttagatatggtacttctggaccaagaataacttcatcatcttcacatgaacagaatggatcattttctatgtttaatgatcgaACAACCATTGGAATACTTAAATGAtatgatttatccatattaaaacgtttaaggatattttctgtataatttgactggtgaccaaatatttcatattctttttgttcaatttgcaaacccagacaatactttgtttttgcaaagtccttcatttcaaattcttccttcaagcacaacacaacttcttgaatttccttattcgttccaatgatctttaaatcattaacatgtacatcaataattacgcatccgaaTGCTGTTTtattaatgaaaacacaagggcatattgaattgtttacatattcctttttctttaagTGTTCACTTAGcagattataccacattcgatcGGATTGTTTTAGCTTATAAAATGGTCTTTACAATTTCACAGAATAATATTCtttgggttttgaactttgtgcttcagacaTTTTAAATCCTTCGtgaattttcatatatatatattactatcgagTGATCCGTATAAGTAAGCTGTGACAACATCTATAAGacacatttctaaattttcagaaaccactaaactaatcaaataccgaaacgtaattgcatctaTAACGgaagaatacgtttcttcataatcaatttcaGGCATTTGAGAAAAACCTTATGCAACAAGTCtagctttatatcttattatttcatttttctcatttctcttTCGAATAAAAACACATTTGTAACAAACAAGTTTTaaaccttcaggtgtaaggactataggtccaaaagcGTTAcatttatttagcgaatccaattcaacctggatgacgtcttttcattttttccagTCGTGTCGATTTTTACaatcaccaaaagattttggttcatgatcttcattgtcatttatgatgtcaaatgccacaatgtaagaaaatatctcatcagTTTGttttatatcttttcggttccatattttttcagtattaatataattgatagagatttcacgattctcatcagtttgtggttctaacagaatattttcatcatcatgtatttCTGCTGGAATATCATTCTATATTTTGTGATCATAGTGTTTTTctattcattttctttttcgatgatttttatccttggaaccgattgGTCTTCCATGCTTCAATCGTTTTATGATATCATGATTGTCTTCAATTTGTttatttggaatttcaattcgagcaagGCATTTACAGAATGTATATATATGATTAATTACCCTTTTTGTGTCTGTAAGTGcgtctggtatttgatttgatattttttgcaagtgcacaatttgctgtacatctttttcacattgtttagttcttggatccagatgtaacaatgatgatgttCTCCctctaacattgggaagattttctTATTAAAATGACAATTAGCAAAACGTGTTGTAAAAACGTCGTCTGTTTGAggctcaagatatcgaatgattgatggactatcataaccgatataaattctgatctttctttgaggtcccatttttgtTCGTTGACGCGATGAAATAGgcacatatatcatatatccaaaaattctcagatgagaaatgtctggttctttaccaaagaCAAGCTgtaatggggagtatttatgatatgcatttggtctgatgcgaattaatgcagcatgtaaaattgcatgtcctcATATAGAAAAAGagagttttatttttataataatcgGTCTAGCAATCGGTTATaaacgtttaatcaatgattcagctaaTCCATTTtatgtatgtacatgagcaacatgatgctcaacagtgATTCTCATCGACATACAATAATtattgaaagtctgggaagtaaattcaccagcattatcaagtctaattttcttgattgtgtaatcgagaaattgattccataattttattgtttgagcaagtaatctttcAAATGtcacatttcgagttgataataaacatacatgtgaccatctacTGGAAGCATCGATCAATACCGTCCACGTGGTGGATGAACTGGCACATAAATATCATCCTGAATACGTTCAAAAAACatgggtgattcagtttggattttagctggtgatggtcttataataagttttccaagagaacatgctttacattgaaacttaatattttgaaagatcttctggtctttcagcggatgaccatgtgtattttctataattttttgCATCATTGTCGAACTaagatgtcctaatcgatcatgacAATTAATTAACATTTAATagttatcaactaccatgtttgatacAATTTGACTTATATGTTTATAATACAATCCAGTAAgcagcattggtagtttttcaagtacatattttttcctgatttatatgtggtaagacacatatatttctcattccgtTCAtttattgtttgagtatcatacccaagGGAATATATaacattaaaactcaacaaattctTTTCGATTatggtgaatacaaagcatcacTAGTGagaaattttgtaccattaggtaacaaaaatgtGATTTACCACAaactttaatcaagtctacaggacctgatattgtattcaccattattttttgttggttttagtttcAAGAAATATCTCTTATACCGGAGAATAGTGTGCATTGTACTACTATCAGGTATGCAAAATTCCATGGGATTAGTTCCTTATCTAGTTTTGTTCATAGTATTTTTCATATTAGAACTTcagaaaaaatatgcaatgaaaaaatttatcgaaaatacatatgtaatttattgaaaaatataacgcatatcataattatacaataaaacattaaatatgaatacatgaaaattaaaaaattttacaTTTCTATTCCACCAGTCTATTGattataacacatatcataattatataataaaaatattatcatataagtacatgaaaaaaaatatattttacatttCTATTCCACTAATTATTGATcgttttcagagaaatcattcagaaaatctacagcatcaaaatgagttgaatcactcaaacggtcactgtgTTAAGTGAAGTTGGTATCTTTTTCTTTTCCAATtattgattctttatagagcttacaaaggtgctcgggggctcgacaaatacgagaccaatgttctggagtgccgcatctaaaacaagaactttcaaatcattttgagtgattttcattaccactcatgttctcatgatgcttTTTTagtgggtggttcgtgacgccTTTTTGATATGAGTTATAAAAGTAACTATCTCAATTGTTTTCAAAACTACGGCCGCGACCATGACCACGACCACTttcacgtccacgtccacgacctcgaccaaaaccttgttttgattttggtttccaggttaaattcatttttacttacaacatttacttctggaaatgttgttgatctagtgggtcgggactgatgatttatCATTAGCAGCTATTGTTTTTTTCCATCACAAGACatgcgataagttcagaatatttCGCAAATCCACGCAATCTATATTGTCGTTttagagttatatttgatgcgtgaaaagtgaaaaatattttttcaagcatttccgagttcagtaacctcatgtccacaaaattttaaatgcGAGATTATTCGACACATTGCCGAGTTGTAATAACTGACATTCTTAAAATCTAGGAATTGGAGCTTTGCCAAATTTGATATGGTGATGCTATAAAAATaacaatgcattttattagttaagttcTAAATCTATTAATATGTCAATACAAAGTAACAGATAAATTATAAGTACAAgcattcttaaaaataaaaaaacgcgAGACatatattctccgataaatacaataCTAGTGAGTATAATGaccaaaataattatacaaaataacTTTGAAAAAACCATCTTCTTCTTCGAAAATCttatgaaaaaaattttagGGAGGAATTTCAAGTTTGGAATTATTGAATGCGTTTGTGAAATCACATTTTTAGGGTTAAAAACTAGTCGTTTATGACCGTttacaaaatcttaaaaaataaatgtatgtatatgtataattttaaggtaataatatgatgtatataatgtcaatcatgtttaaataattatgtatatcacatcacattattataacgAAGTGTCAGtgactccttttatataatactgtgacattataaaaatttataattatatatgatatattatatatataattattatataacacaataaaaaatataaacagtgaaataatcacatcacgttattataatgaggtgtcatagacttcttttatataataacataatattattcaaatatatttatatatatacaataaataaacagtaacacaataaaatatataaatagtgtAATAATGTAATCACACCACGTTactataatgaggtgtcatagactcattttcttgtgttttggagCTTGTAAAAATATGAAACACATTCGAGTAACATGCTGATAatgtgttaaaaataaaattttacggtaaaaataaaaattcaaactcacaaaatatattaaattacacactttataaatttttctccACTCAATTGTATTTTTTCTTCGCAAAttgagagacctatttataaaatttctttggaaataatccaaaaataaatacatcattacatacatcatcacatactaattttcaataattacaactcttattttcaacattaacATTGTCTACTAGAGTAAGaaaattcagattgatttaggGGTGTCAAAATTATCGGATCAACCAACTCGACCCGAGTctatccaaaaatttcgaattatGGTTGAGGGTTTGGGTCTTATCGAGTTAGAACCGAAATCTAAACTGAAAAAATTAATCAGGTTGAGTCGGGTTGGTTGACCGATATGACCCATAaattcttatttatttattttttatataggATTAAAAAACATTggctataaatttatatattgtaggtttgaaattttttattacatattaatatcataagttttcattatataatatttattttgtaaaatattgaaaaatgttaatttttttgtgtgtgttgtgaGTTTACTTTAAATTTTCTATAATTAAACTTCCAGATTTAAATCATGTATAGctgagattttgttattatgtgtttaaattaaattctttattatatgttttaaatttttattcaacattttattaaaaataaaaatccaatCGGGTTAGATCGGGTTCGGATTCATGTTGATTCGGGTTTAGGACGGGaaatttttattgatattttttggcaacccgacccACCCGAAGTGACACCCCTAGATTGATTCATTTATGATAAATGATAGGATCATTTGGAGGATAATCATTGAACTGCAATAGCTCGGTTATTGAAATATTAAACaatgattaattaaatcgagtttggttttcaaaccaaatagaatacactcaaaataatcattcgttgaaatctattaaatatttttgtaaagcatttaaaagatatacaagttaaatatataaaaaaaaatttgaagtattttatcaaacacttggtatacaatattttggtatgtgaaatacacataaaattcttcaacaatgcatcttaaaaacagtaacaataataagtaaatacaataattaaatagacaaaaatttgtttatgcatgttcGGAGATTAACAATTCCTACATCACGTCATCCCTTCTTCTCCTTGAGAAGAATCCATTAGAAGATTTTAATTTATACAACCTCTTGTGCAAACTCATTTCAAATTAGGGCTTATATCTTGTCTAATCGAAACTCCTATCACACTCTCAATTGTAGACCTCAACCTTACAATATTTAATGTCTATTATGTCAAGACTACAAACATAATCTTTAAtttctttgtgtgaagactcgctcaactaaactttgaagctCAACTCTCATGTATATGTGCGAGTGATTGTGTAAGAGGATTTAATCTATTACAGTGTGTGTATCTCTCAAATATATCCTCACACTTGGGGTTGCTCCCATTCTAACTAATTTCTTTATGTAGTCtgctcatgctttgaatccccttcCAAAGTTTGTATTTTATCTTCaggatgttgtatttatagccTTCAagaatgatatatacgttagacacaataAATAACTGTTTGGAAAGTTTATGTATTGTTTCTGACATTGAAACGATCGTTTCTACCTTGCTGGCCACTTTTCCCGAGCCTAACTACTTTTGAAGTCCACTGTCGGTTCGGCTCGTCAACtaaactgatcattcagttgAGCTTGTCAGCTAGACTGAACCAAATTGATGAAGTCTGCTTAAATCAGCCTTGTCAATTTCAACCTATGTATAACTAGTATTTTCATCGTCATATATCATCATCTTATACTCCAATTCAGATTTTGACTTgtgaatatgatttgtagaaTCGTCTTAGCTTCGAAATACAATGTTTCATTTTGATAATCGAGCTGATCAGACTGACCAATATACCGTAACTGCTCATGCCCAACTGATTATTGCTGATCAACTAAATTGATGAATCTTGCTGCCATCAGTTTGTCTAGATAACATTAAATTTAGCACGACTTACATGAGATATGACTTGTCCCATATTGAGTTTTATGTTCATTAGCTTTGGCAGATGGTATTTTGCATCTACGAGCtgtgagatatcatcaaaatactgcAACTCGTCAGATTTTCAGTTTGCCTAAATTCAAGTTTCAGCTTCCATCTTGAGTTatcaacttcacacttgagtaaatatgttaaaaacataataacaaattttgatatcatcaaaatcaaaattatcaGAGTTTATAAAtccaacaataaaacttcaaaccAAATTAATGCTATCAGTTTTGGAAAATCGCAAATGAAATGAAATcgttaataaataaaaatcatttctCTTCAAATAATTCTTTTgactaattttatatataatttaaattttagaaCAACCTAATTGGAATAGACAAGTATCAATATGCATGCAAgtattcaacattataatataTGCTAATGAAATTACAAATTTCTGtctcaaaaaatataaattttcaaaatgaaatagttcaaatttaaagaaaaactcATCGACATTATCACACTTCAAAAATGGAGAGACACCATCTTCTACTTCCATTAAACTTCAGTTTAAATAATTGGAAAGCttaaaatgtataaaaataacatCTGTTATCAATTTTTCATCATCCTGAAGATATGACATACATATTcaaatgatatgatatacactaAAACTATGAATCAAATTGAAACTTTGAACCAAACAAACCAATTTTTTCAATCTGCttaattttaaaacgaatcaaaATCGTGATCGACTAAAAACAAATTCAAACCATGGTTTTGTTGAGTTTAGTTTGGTTTATGCTTACTCATAATCTAGAGAGTACAACTTTAGAAAATAACTTGAAAGCAGTAAAAGCATTAAAAAAATCTCCAGCACTACATCATCTATTGACCTAAATATTAATAGCTAGAATTTATATCATCATTAATAataggagtaggtctcttgtgagacgatctcacga is a window encoding:
- the LOC142525787 gene encoding uncharacterized protein LOC142525787; this encodes MSLEPIGLVHEEDSVEGVHVLDLDVDEEAGTNLQGRASGSVKRKRPLKSQWWQYFEMLPEVEGEEKRCKCKACGTTYKADSSMGTACQFRYPELAQMARDILSVPISTVAAESAFSTGGRILDQYRSAMKPDVVEALVCCRDWLVGQKETTEVRLDDLTENVVNLFINEDAGSNNAATDD